One part of the Bacillota bacterium genome encodes these proteins:
- the aroQ gene encoding type II 3-dehydroquinate dehydratase, translated as MTRWRILVIHGPNLNLLGIRERDVYGTIPLGEINKRLSQEAARLAVHLDVFQSNHEGRIIDEIHSALGKYHGIVINPGAYTHYSIAIRDAVAAVRIPTVEVHLSNISAREEFRHHSVIAPVCIGQIAGFGPDSYLLGLAGIVKYLEASTCPKNA; from the coding sequence ATGACAAGATGGCGGATCCTGGTCATTCACGGACCTAACCTGAACCTGTTGGGGATTAGGGAACGTGACGTCTATGGCACTATTCCCCTGGGGGAGATTAACAAGCGACTGTCCCAAGAAGCGGCAAGGCTTGCTGTGCATCTTGATGTTTTTCAATCTAACCATGAAGGCAGGATCATCGATGAGATCCACAGCGCGTTGGGCAAATACCATGGGATCGTCATTAATCCCGGGGCCTATACCCACTACAGTATTGCGATTAGGGATGCGGTGGCCGCGGTGAGAATTCCCACAGTGGAGGTGCATCTGTCTAACATCAGTGCCCGGGAGGAGTTTCGGCACCACAGCGTCATTGCGCCGGTCTGTATCGGGCAGATTGCCGGTTTTGGACCCGACAGTTACCTTTTGGGTTTGGCGGGGATCGTGAAATACTTGGAGGCGAGCACATGTCCGAAGAACGCTTGA
- a CDS encoding 3-dehydroquinate synthase, translating to MQEQVTVALGERSYDIRIGSDIIGDTGRYCQDLNLGHRCLIVSNPIVDAYYGWVTREGLVAAGFEVSSVEIPDGEEYKNLETIQFLYDHAIEVGLDRNSFVVALGGGVVGDIVGFFSATYMRGVPFIQVPTTILSQVDSSVGGKVAVNHPRGKNMIGAFYQPRLVVADVSVLETLPHREVLSGLAEVVKYGLIYDEEFLQYIEANLAGLLDVHRDVLTRAVLRSTQIKAAIVAEDETEHGLRAILNFGHTFGHALEAVTEYRVYRHGEALAVGMVAAARLSRDLGLLADREVARVEELLGRMGYNLSLRGVSVDRLVEAFAQDKKVRDGRVRFVVLEGLGKAKLTDQVEIDQARQVLAGMAAL from the coding sequence ATGCAGGAACAGGTGACGGTGGCCCTAGGGGAACGGAGCTACGACATTCGGATTGGTAGTGATATCATCGGAGATACGGGACGGTATTGCCAGGATCTGAATTTGGGGCACCGGTGCCTTATTGTCTCCAATCCCATTGTGGATGCTTACTACGGGTGGGTCACCCGGGAAGGGCTGGTGGCCGCAGGTTTCGAGGTAAGCTCCGTGGAGATTCCCGATGGGGAGGAGTACAAGAACCTGGAGACTATCCAGTTTCTGTACGATCACGCCATTGAGGTGGGGCTGGATCGCAACTCCTTTGTGGTGGCCCTAGGCGGCGGCGTGGTGGGGGATATCGTGGGTTTCTTCAGTGCTACCTACATGCGGGGAGTTCCCTTCATCCAGGTGCCCACCACCATCTTGTCCCAGGTAGACTCCAGCGTGGGCGGCAAAGTGGCGGTGAACCATCCCCGGGGAAAGAACATGATTGGTGCCTTTTACCAGCCCCGGTTGGTGGTGGCTGACGTTTCGGTCCTGGAGACCCTGCCCCACCGGGAGGTGTTGTCGGGATTGGCGGAGGTGGTGAAGTACGGACTCATCTATGATGAGGAGTTCTTGCAGTACATCGAAGCCAATCTTGCGGGTCTTTTGGATGTGCACCGGGATGTATTAACCCGTGCGGTGCTGCGCTCTACTCAGATTAAAGCCGCCATTGTGGCTGAGGATGAAACAGAACACGGCCTGCGGGCGATACTAAACTTTGGTCATACCTTTGGCCATGCCTTGGAGGCGGTGACAGAGTATCGGGTCTATCGCCATGGGGAGGCCTTAGCGGTGGGGATGGTGGCCGCCGCGCGGCTGTCTCGGGATTTGGGCCTTTTGGCCGATAGGGAGGTGGCCCGGGTGGAGGAGCTTTTGGGTCGCATGGGCTACAACCTGTCTTTGCGGGGAGTGTCTGTGGACAGGCTTGTGGAAGCCTTTGCCCAAGACAAAAAGGTACGGGACGGTCGGGTCCGTTTTGTGGTCTTGGAGGGACTTGGCAAGGCGAAATTGACGGACCAGGTGGAGATAGATCAGGCCCGGCAGGTCCTAGCAGGGATGGCTGCCCTATGA